The Mus caroli chromosome 1, CAROLI_EIJ_v1.1, whole genome shotgun sequence genome has a window encoding:
- the Tm4sf20 gene encoding transmembrane 4 L6 family member 20 isoform X1, giving the protein MTCCEGWTSCNGFSLLILILLGVVINCIPLGISLVEADSISQNPISCYEWWFPGIIGAGLMAIPATTMSLAARKRACCNNKTGMFLSSLFSVITVVGAVYCMLVSLQALLEGPLICNTQANSTVTCEFSLKNLSNFDPESFNLLWFFNGTCVSPTDLKNPTINNMVSNWKIPNSNSEEDRHRIFHFSVFMSLLLVGILELLFGLSQMLIGFLGCLCGISQRRSQIV; this is encoded by the exons ATGACGTGCTGTGAAGGGTGGACATCCTGCAATGGCTTCAGCCTGCTCATTCTGATCCTGCTAGGAGTGGTTATCAATTGTATACCCCTGGGGATCAGCTTAGTGGAGGCAGACTCGATTTCTCAAAACCCCATCTCCTGCTATGAGTGGTGGTTCCCGGGAATTATAGGAGCAGGTCTGATG GCCATCCCAGCAACAACAATGTCCTTGGCAGCAAGAAAAAGAGCGTGCTGCAATAATAAGACCGGG ATGTTTCTTTCATCACTCTTCAGTGTGATCACAGTCGTTGGTGCTGTGTATTGCATGCTGGTATCACTCCAGGCTCTCTTGGAAGGACCTCTAATTTGTAATACTCAGGCCAACAGTACCGTCACTTGTGAATTTTCATTGAAAAACTTAAG taACTTTGATCCTGAATCCTTCAATCTGCTGTGGTTCTTCAATGGCACTTGTGTTTCTCCTACTGATTTAAAAAACCCCACCATCAATAACATGGTCAGTAACTGGAAAATACCCAACTCCAACTctgaagaagacagacacaggatTTTCCACTTCTCAGTATTTATGAGTCTCCTGCTTGTTGGAATCCTGGAGCTCCTGTTTGGGCTCAGTCAGATGCTCATTGGTTTCCTTGGCTGTCTGTGTGGCATCTCTCAGCGACGGAGTCAAATTGTATAA
- the Tm4sf20 gene encoding transmembrane 4 L6 family member 20 isoform X2 yields MTCCEGWTSCNGFSLLILILLGVVINCIPLGISLVEADSISQNPISCYEWWFPGIIGAGLMAIPATTMSLAARKRACCNNKTG; encoded by the exons ATGACGTGCTGTGAAGGGTGGACATCCTGCAATGGCTTCAGCCTGCTCATTCTGATCCTGCTAGGAGTGGTTATCAATTGTATACCCCTGGGGATCAGCTTAGTGGAGGCAGACTCGATTTCTCAAAACCCCATCTCCTGCTATGAGTGGTGGTTCCCGGGAATTATAGGAGCAGGTCTGATG GCCATCCCAGCAACAACAATGTCCTTGGCAGCAAGAAAAAGAGCGTGCTGCAATAATAAGACCGGG taA